A window of the Butyricimonas virosa genome harbors these coding sequences:
- the mutL gene encoding DNA mismatch repair endonuclease MutL, whose amino-acid sequence MADVIQLLPDSVANQIAAGEVVQRPASVVKELMENAIDAGATKVQVILKNAGKGFIQVIDNGKGMSPRDSRMAFERHATSKISNAQDLFNIRTMGFRGEALASIASVAEVELRTKREEDELGTYLFVADSELKNQENINCSRGTNMLVKNLFYTIPARRKFLKSDTTELRNITTEFLRVALTTPNIAFTLVNNGNEIYNLPASGLRQRIVNAFGKTINTKLLPVNCETGIVTINGFVCIPQHARKTYGEQYFFVNNRFMKHNFFHKAIMEAYAGLISGDMIPSYFLYFTVDPSIIDVNIHPTKTEIKFQDESAIFQIILASVKEALGKFNVTPTIDFDTEDKVDFTVPDSPILPKVPKVSYNPHYNPFNYSTSISKEDSDFEQPSGNSSRPNFEPRHKEQVPANWDVLFAGLEDKTEEIQTEIPEMAEKQEDHEGIISFVQMKGRFIVTPVHSGLMFIDQKRAHERVLYERYLETLSHQQICGQKSLFPETLELSAEDFLLVKEIMDDLAMLGFELGEFGKNCYAIYATPSDLSTSRGKEVLISLIEHYKNTEGSIRDKMRERIALSLAKAASLDYNAPLDKQEMSDLFDNLFACRHPNYTADGKTIIHILKNEDVTQWFK is encoded by the coding sequence ATGGCAGACGTGATTCAATTATTACCCGACTCGGTAGCGAACCAGATTGCGGCAGGGGAGGTCGTACAACGTCCGGCATCCGTGGTGAAGGAATTGATGGAAAATGCCATTGATGCCGGGGCAACAAAAGTACAGGTTATCTTGAAAAATGCGGGCAAAGGATTCATCCAAGTCATTGACAACGGGAAAGGAATGTCCCCGAGAGACTCCCGCATGGCTTTTGAACGTCATGCCACGTCCAAAATATCCAACGCACAGGATTTGTTCAATATCCGTACGATGGGATTCCGCGGAGAAGCCCTTGCATCGATTGCATCCGTGGCAGAAGTGGAATTACGCACCAAACGGGAAGAGGACGAACTGGGGACCTACCTCTTCGTGGCCGATTCCGAATTAAAAAACCAAGAGAATATTAATTGTTCCCGGGGAACAAATATGCTGGTTAAAAACCTGTTCTACACGATTCCCGCCCGGCGGAAATTCCTGAAATCGGACACCACGGAACTCCGTAATATTACCACGGAATTCTTACGGGTAGCCCTCACCACCCCAAACATCGCATTCACGCTTGTCAACAACGGAAATGAAATATATAACCTGCCGGCATCCGGATTACGTCAGCGAATCGTAAACGCTTTCGGGAAAACGATTAATACCAAATTACTCCCCGTTAATTGTGAAACGGGTATCGTCACCATCAACGGTTTCGTGTGCATCCCCCAGCATGCCCGGAAAACTTACGGGGAACAGTATTTTTTCGTGAACAACCGATTCATGAAACATAACTTTTTCCACAAAGCAATCATGGAAGCCTATGCCGGACTGATTAGCGGGGATATGATTCCCTCGTATTTCCTGTACTTCACGGTGGATCCCTCTATTATTGATGTAAACATCCACCCGACAAAAACGGAAATCAAATTTCAGGACGAGAGCGCTATATTTCAAATCATACTGGCCAGTGTAAAAGAAGCATTAGGAAAATTCAACGTGACCCCGACAATCGACTTTGACACGGAAGACAAGGTTGATTTTACGGTTCCCGACTCACCGATTCTCCCGAAGGTTCCAAAGGTGAGTTATAATCCCCATTATAACCCGTTCAACTATTCCACCTCGATCTCGAAAGAAGATTCCGACTTCGAACAGCCGAGTGGTAACAGTTCCCGTCCCAATTTCGAACCCAGACACAAGGAACAAGTTCCCGCTAACTGGGATGTTCTCTTCGCCGGATTGGAAGATAAAACAGAAGAAATACAAACAGAAATCCCCGAAATGGCAGAAAAACAAGAAGATCACGAAGGAATTATCTCTTTCGTACAAATGAAAGGCAGATTTATTGTCACACCCGTCCATTCCGGATTGATGTTTATTGATCAGAAACGAGCACACGAACGAGTGCTATACGAGCGTTATCTAGAGACCTTGTCTCACCAACAAATCTGCGGACAAAAAAGTCTGTTTCCCGAAACGCTGGAACTTTCGGCTGAAGATTTCCTACTCGTGAAAGAGATTATGGACGATCTTGCCATGCTAGGCTTTGAACTCGGGGAGTTCGGAAAGAATTGCTATGCCATCTACGCCACCCCGTCCGATCTATCCACTTCCCGCGGAAAAGAAGTGCTTATCAGCCTTATTGAACATTACAAGAACACGGAAGGTTCAATCCGGGATAAAATGAGGGAACGCATAGCCCTCTCTCTCGCGAAGGCGGCATCGCTGGATTACAATGCCCCATTGGACAAGCAGGAAATGAGCGACTTGTTTGACAATCTGTTCGCCTGCCGACATCCCAATTACACGGCTGACGGCAAAACAATCATCCATATCCTTAAAAACGAGGATGTGACCCAATGGTTTAAATAA
- the aspS gene encoding aspartate--tRNA ligase: MYRTHTCGQLRMENVNESVCLSGWVQKVRKLGAMTFVDLRDRYGITQLVVEESAPEEIKANVAKLGREFVIQVKGTVIERASKNNKIPTGDIEIIVNELNVLSESEVPPFTIEDQTDGGDEIRMKYRYLDLRRSCVRKNLELRHRMAQLTRNYLSNLNFIEVETPVLIKSTPEGARDFVVPSRMNQGQFYALPQSPQTFKQLLMVSGFDRYFQIVKCFRDEDLRADRQPEFTQIDCEMSFVEQEDVLEVFEGLISHLFKEVRGVDIPKLEKMTWMDAMEQYGCDKPDLRFGMKIVDLTAVAKGKDFAVFNDAEYIGAICAPKCAGYTRKQLDELTEFVKRSQIGAKGLVYVKYNEDGTFKSSVDKFYTESDLKVWAETCKAEPGDLILILVGPKFKTLPQLCELRLEMGNRLGLRDKDVFKPLWVVDFPLLEWDEETQRFYAMHHPFTSPKPEDIPLMDTDPGKVRANAYDMVINGVEVGGGSIRIHDSALQSKMFDCLGFTHEAAQAQFGFLMGAFKFGAPPHGGIAFGFDRLASMFAGLDSIRDVIAFPKNNSGRDVMIDSPSEISPEQFKELGIQLKTN; the protein is encoded by the coding sequence ATGTATAGAACACATACTTGTGGGCAGCTAAGAATGGAAAACGTGAATGAAAGCGTTTGTCTTAGCGGATGGGTACAAAAAGTACGGAAACTTGGAGCCATGACTTTCGTGGATCTCCGTGACCGTTATGGGATTACCCAATTGGTTGTCGAGGAATCGGCTCCCGAAGAAATTAAAGCTAACGTGGCAAAGCTCGGACGTGAATTCGTGATCCAGGTAAAGGGTACGGTGATCGAAAGAGCCAGCAAAAACAATAAAATACCGACAGGCGACATCGAGATTATAGTGAATGAATTGAATGTTCTGAGCGAATCGGAAGTACCGCCTTTCACGATCGAGGATCAAACCGACGGGGGGGATGAAATCCGGATGAAATACCGTTACTTGGATTTACGTCGTTCCTGTGTTCGCAAAAATCTGGAATTACGCCACCGCATGGCACAATTGACCCGGAACTATTTGAGTAACTTGAACTTTATCGAGGTAGAGACCCCGGTATTAATCAAGAGTACTCCCGAGGGGGCCCGCGATTTCGTGGTACCTTCCCGTATGAACCAAGGCCAATTCTACGCCCTTCCGCAAAGCCCGCAAACTTTCAAGCAATTGCTGATGGTTTCCGGTTTCGACCGCTATTTCCAGATCGTAAAATGTTTCCGGGACGAAGATTTACGGGCTGACCGTCAACCCGAATTCACACAGATCGACTGCGAAATGTCATTTGTGGAACAAGAAGACGTGTTGGAAGTTTTCGAAGGCTTGATCAGTCACCTGTTCAAAGAAGTTCGTGGTGTGGATATTCCCAAACTGGAAAAAATGACCTGGATGGATGCCATGGAGCAATACGGATGTGATAAACCGGACCTTCGTTTCGGGATGAAGATCGTGGATTTAACCGCTGTTGCCAAAGGGAAAGATTTTGCCGTGTTCAACGATGCAGAATATATCGGGGCCATCTGCGCTCCTAAATGTGCCGGATATACCCGTAAACAACTGGACGAGTTGACAGAATTCGTGAAACGTTCACAGATCGGGGCCAAAGGATTGGTTTACGTGAAATACAACGAGGACGGAACATTCAAATCCTCTGTTGATAAATTCTACACGGAAAGCGACTTGAAAGTATGGGCAGAAACCTGCAAAGCAGAACCGGGAGACCTAATTCTGATTCTAGTAGGTCCGAAATTCAAAACCCTCCCCCAATTGTGCGAGTTACGTTTAGAGATGGGTAATCGTCTGGGATTACGGGATAAGGATGTCTTCAAACCGTTGTGGGTAGTAGACTTCCCTTTGCTGGAATGGGACGAGGAAACCCAACGTTTCTACGCGATGCACCACCCGTTCACTTCTCCCAAGCCGGAGGATATTCCATTAATGGATACCGACCCGGGTAAAGTACGTGCCAATGCTTACGACATGGTCATTAACGGCGTGGAAGTCGGTGGTGGTTCTATCCGTATTCACGATTCGGCATTGCAATCCAAAATGTTCGATTGTCTAGGTTTCACGCACGAGGCCGCACAGGCTCAGTTCGGATTCCTTATGGGAGCATTCAAATTCGGGGCTCCTCCTCACGGTGGTATCGCGTTCGGTTTCGACCGGTTAGCCTCTATGTTCGCCGGGTTGGATTCTATCCGCGACGTGATTGCCTTCCCGAAGAACAACTCCGGGCGTGACGTGATGATTGACTCCCCTTCTGAAATCTCTCCGGAGCAATTCAAGGAACTGGGCATTCAATTGAAAACAAATTAA
- a CDS encoding ATP-binding protein: MFFKDVIGHEEIKQRLITSLQTGRISHAQLFSGDTGAGSLALALAFTQYLFCTGDKHEDACGVCPECKKMQKLIHPDLHFVFPVVKSAKIKTPISDEYINEWRNLLLKSPYIDMEEWLGAMGADENAQALIYTEESGNILRKLNLKSFESDYKVMIIWLPEKMKTECSNKLLKILEEPYPNTLFLLVTEHAEEIITTILSRTQRIKVSPLTQENIAEQLVLQKHLVRDSADQVAHVASGSWLRALRMLNETDESVYNQEKFVQMMRLCWERKMLPVNEFVNELASLGREKQKSFLMHCIRMLRENFVRNFGIEKIVYMTEREKTFSTRFSPYVHEGNIIPLFDEFERAYSDIIRNGNGKIIFTDLCIKVMQNIRP; encoded by the coding sequence GTGTTTTTTAAAGACGTCATAGGACATGAAGAGATAAAGCAAAGACTGATTACTTCCCTACAAACGGGAAGAATCAGTCATGCACAACTCTTTTCCGGTGATACGGGAGCGGGATCGCTAGCCCTGGCGTTAGCTTTCACGCAATACCTTTTCTGCACAGGTGACAAACATGAAGACGCTTGCGGGGTCTGTCCGGAGTGTAAGAAGATGCAGAAACTGATCCACCCAGATTTACATTTTGTCTTTCCCGTAGTAAAATCTGCCAAAATAAAAACACCGATCAGTGACGAGTATATCAACGAGTGGCGCAATCTTCTACTCAAAAGTCCATACATAGACATGGAAGAATGGCTGGGAGCCATGGGGGCTGACGAAAATGCCCAAGCCTTGATATACACAGAAGAAAGCGGGAACATCCTCCGAAAACTCAACCTGAAATCCTTCGAATCGGACTACAAGGTCATGATCATCTGGTTACCCGAAAAGATGAAAACGGAATGTTCCAACAAACTTTTAAAGATATTGGAAGAACCTTATCCAAACACGTTATTCCTGCTAGTCACCGAACACGCAGAGGAAATCATTACCACGATTCTCTCGCGGACCCAACGGATCAAGGTATCCCCTCTGACCCAAGAAAACATAGCGGAACAACTGGTTCTTCAAAAACACCTAGTCCGGGACTCGGCCGATCAAGTCGCTCACGTGGCATCCGGTAGCTGGCTGAGAGCCCTCCGTATGCTGAACGAGACCGACGAATCTGTTTACAATCAAGAGAAATTCGTGCAGATGATGCGTCTCTGCTGGGAACGGAAAATGCTCCCCGTTAACGAATTTGTCAATGAACTTGCTTCTCTCGGAAGAGAAAAGCAAAAAAGTTTTCTGATGCATTGCATCCGTATGTTACGGGAAAACTTTGTCAGAAACTTTGGTATTGAAAAAATAGTATACATGACTGAACGGGAGAAAACTTTCTCCACAAGATTCTCTCCCTACGTTCATGAAGGCAATATTATTCCTCTTTTCGATGAATTTGAACGCGCATATAGCGACATCATCCGGAACGGGAACGGGAAAATAATTTTCACGGATCTCTGCATCAAAGTAATGCAAAATATCAGACCGTGA
- a CDS encoding CvpA family protein has translation MINNLTVNYIDVIILLPLVYGAYKGFSLGLIVEMSTLFALVLGVFISLRYAVNVEGFLKDFVALPESYAYYIAFAVTFLLVIIVMHLLGKLLTKLIDMVSLGLFNKLFGIVLGVLKATIVVCVVLFIVNALDVRYDFISAKTKGDSLLYKPFVNFANGVYESVIK, from the coding sequence GTGATTAATAATTTAACGGTGAATTACATTGATGTGATTATATTGCTACCGTTGGTATACGGGGCTTATAAAGGGTTTAGTCTGGGGTTGATTGTTGAAATGTCAACGTTGTTTGCGTTGGTGTTAGGAGTTTTTATCTCGTTGAGATATGCCGTGAACGTGGAGGGCTTTTTGAAAGATTTCGTGGCTTTGCCGGAGTCGTATGCCTATTATATCGCTTTCGCCGTGACTTTCCTGCTGGTTATTATCGTGATGCATCTGCTTGGAAAATTGTTGACCAAGTTGATTGATATGGTTTCATTGGGACTGTTTAACAAGTTATTCGGGATCGTGTTGGGCGTGTTGAAAGCTACTATCGTGGTATGCGTGGTGCTTTTCATCGTGAATGCGCTGGACGTTCGTTATGATTTTATTTCGGCAAAAACGAAAGGTGATAGCTTGTTGTACAAACCTTTTGTTAACTTTGCAAATGGCGTTTACGAAAGTGTAATAAAATAA
- a CDS encoding stage 0 sporulation family protein — MSEINEEEVQNNSENKNIKQQPQVVPVIDHRLLAGKLTVYNWMKDTPEGCTPSEIVEVRFKNTRKGFYLNNSNLKLDIGDIVAVEAALGHDIGIVSLTGELVREQMRLKKVDLERNPLKKIYRKAKPHDIEKWQQAIALEHDTMIRSRVIAAELGLDMKIGDVEYQGDKTKAIFYYIANDRVDFRKLIKILAETFHIRIEMKQIGARQEAGRIGGIGSCGRKLCCSTFITNFISVSTSAARYQDISLNPQKLAGQCGKLKCCLNYEVDAYIDEQKDFPSTNIWLNTGEGMLYHQKTDIFGRNMSYSFDKEGRGTLIKLSVARVKEIIAMNKRGQIPAKAVDTEKEEQVNIGYTDGVGEESLNRFDEKKQNQGKRNHSRNRNNRKSNQKENNNTNNENKPKENPGNSTGNKPENRNENRQGNRPKHRPENRNNNQQGNRSNEKPANRPDGPKVLRKQDKNNKPDNKENNKPAEQ, encoded by the coding sequence ATGAGCGAGATAAACGAAGAAGAAGTACAGAACAACTCCGAAAACAAAAATATAAAGCAACAACCACAGGTTGTCCCCGTGATTGACCACCGCCTGCTGGCAGGAAAACTCACTGTTTATAACTGGATGAAAGATACCCCGGAAGGATGCACTCCTTCTGAAATCGTGGAAGTTCGGTTTAAAAATACAAGGAAAGGTTTTTATTTAAACAACAGTAACCTGAAACTGGATATAGGGGACATCGTGGCCGTGGAGGCAGCTCTTGGACATGACATCGGGATCGTATCCCTCACGGGAGAACTCGTGCGGGAACAGATGAGACTGAAAAAAGTTGACTTGGAACGTAATCCCTTGAAAAAGATATACCGTAAGGCAAAACCCCACGACATCGAGAAATGGCAACAGGCCATCGCCTTGGAACACGACACGATGATCCGTTCACGTGTTATCGCTGCCGAACTTGGACTTGACATGAAGATCGGGGACGTGGAGTACCAAGGGGACAAGACAAAAGCCATTTTCTACTACATAGCCAATGACCGCGTGGATTTCCGGAAACTAATCAAGATTCTGGCAGAAACATTCCACATCCGGATCGAGATGAAACAGATCGGGGCCCGTCAAGAAGCGGGACGGATCGGGGGTATCGGGTCGTGCGGACGTAAATTATGCTGTTCCACGTTCATCACGAACTTTATTTCCGTTTCCACTTCTGCCGCCCGTTATCAGGACATTTCCTTGAACCCGCAAAAACTGGCAGGACAATGTGGTAAGCTGAAATGTTGTCTGAATTACGAGGTTGATGCTTATATTGACGAGCAAAAAGATTTCCCGTCCACCAATATCTGGCTGAACACGGGCGAAGGTATGCTTTATCACCAAAAAACAGATATTTTCGGTCGCAATATGTCCTACTCTTTCGACAAAGAAGGACGCGGTACACTGATTAAATTATCCGTTGCCCGCGTGAAAGAGATCATTGCCATGAACAAACGAGGACAAATTCCGGCAAAAGCTGTCGATACCGAAAAAGAGGAACAAGTGAATATCGGCTACACGGACGGGGTAGGCGAAGAAAGTTTGAATCGTTTTGACGAGAAAAAACAAAATCAAGGCAAACGAAATCACTCCAGAAATCGTAATAACCGAAAAAGTAACCAGAAAGAGAACAACAACACGAATAACGAGAACAAACCCAAGGAAAATCCGGGAAATAGCACGGGAAATAAACCTGAAAACAGAAACGAAAACAGGCAAGGCAACAGACCCAAACACCGCCCCGAAAACCGGAATAATAACCAACAGGGTAATCGTTCCAACGAGAAACCGGCCAATCGCCCGGACGGCCCGAAAGTGTTGCGTAAACAAGACAAAAACAATAAACCGGACAACAAGGAAAATAATAAACCTGCTGAACAATGA
- a CDS encoding rhomboid family protein translates to MYNRAYGSNFSGGIWNGIKNSFKQGTALTRLIYINIGVFLIIKILEVFFVLAGQRGFEQLLLPYVGVPALPERLLYTPWTIITNMFTQFGFLHLLFNMLWLYWFGSIFQNTFSSQKLTGVYLLGGITGAIIYMAAYALFPAFEFERYQSWAIGASASVMAIVFAVCTYHPNYKIYVFLIGPVKLIHLAIFTAVIDLLSIPNGNAGGHIAHLGGALFGYLFTLSFRRNLDLTKGLSSFFTKLGNSRPFRKKTMRVKYKKKVSDMNDMEYNEYKKRKDDRINSILDKISKHGYESLTKEEKEILFKSKSN, encoded by the coding sequence ATGTACAACAGGGCGTATGGATCGAATTTTTCAGGTGGAATCTGGAATGGGATAAAGAACTCCTTCAAACAAGGAACGGCACTTACCCGCCTGATCTATATCAACATTGGCGTTTTCCTCATCATCAAGATTCTGGAAGTATTCTTCGTACTGGCCGGACAACGGGGATTTGAACAACTCCTGTTGCCTTACGTGGGTGTTCCCGCACTACCGGAACGTCTGCTTTACACGCCGTGGACGATAATTACCAATATGTTCACCCAGTTCGGGTTTCTACACTTGTTGTTCAATATGCTCTGGCTGTACTGGTTCGGTTCGATCTTTCAAAACACGTTCTCCAGCCAGAAACTCACGGGAGTGTATCTCCTTGGGGGAATTACTGGGGCTATCATTTACATGGCAGCCTACGCCTTGTTTCCCGCTTTCGAGTTTGAACGTTACCAGTCGTGGGCCATCGGGGCCTCGGCATCCGTCATGGCCATTGTGTTCGCCGTGTGTACTTACCATCCGAACTACAAGATATATGTGTTTCTGATCGGTCCTGTGAAACTTATTCATCTGGCGATCTTCACGGCTGTCATAGATCTTCTAAGTATCCCCAACGGTAATGCGGGAGGGCATATTGCCCACCTCGGGGGAGCCTTGTTCGGTTATCTTTTCACCTTGTCTTTCCGTCGCAATCTCGATTTGACCAAAGGACTTTCATCCTTCTTCACCAAGTTAGGCAACAGCCGCCCATTCCGGAAGAAGACCATGAGAGTCAAGTACAAAAAGAAAGTCTCGGACATGAATGACATGGAATATAACGAGTACAAAAAACGAAAAGACGACCGCATCAACAGCATCTTGGACAAAATCTCCAAACATGGTTATGAAAGCTTGACAAAAGAGGAAAAGGAGATACTGTTCAAATCAAAAAGTAATTGA
- a CDS encoding rhomboid family intramembrane serine protease, which produces MNNYRPFAGITPAVKIIIIINVLVFLAINMIGQRANVDLVNILGMHLPQSQYFQIYQYITHMFTQKELTHLFFNMFAVFMFGRILESVWGTKRFIIYYFVTGLGAAALHSLVSLYGLHNMQEQFYAFQSTPDAGVFAEFVRSHVSNPRLLSELMQFVDAWNAAPASAQFAGQAEYYMQGIIQAYANAPTIGASGAVFGILLAFGMLFPNTELYLMFIPIPIKAKYFVLLYGAAELFFGLQNSVGDNVAHFAHLGGMLFGFFLILYWRKHSKKFY; this is translated from the coding sequence ATGAACAATTATAGACCCTTCGCCGGGATCACCCCGGCTGTAAAGATCATCATTATTATCAACGTGCTTGTTTTCCTGGCCATTAACATGATTGGCCAGCGGGCGAACGTTGATCTTGTCAATATACTTGGAATGCACTTGCCGCAATCCCAGTATTTCCAGATCTACCAGTATATCACGCACATGTTCACGCAAAAAGAGCTTACTCACCTTTTCTTTAACATGTTTGCCGTGTTCATGTTCGGCCGGATACTGGAATCGGTATGGGGTACCAAACGTTTTATTATTTATTATTTTGTTACCGGATTAGGCGCTGCCGCACTCCACTCACTGGTAAGCTTGTACGGTCTGCACAATATGCAGGAACAATTCTACGCATTCCAAAGTACTCCCGATGCGGGAGTCTTTGCAGAATTCGTGCGCTCTCACGTAAGTAATCCTAGATTACTTTCGGAACTCATGCAATTTGTCGATGCTTGGAATGCCGCACCTGCCAGTGCTCAGTTTGCCGGACAGGCAGAATATTACATGCAAGGTATAATTCAAGCCTACGCCAATGCCCCGACGATCGGGGCTTCTGGGGCTGTCTTCGGTATATTGTTGGCATTCGGAATGTTATTCCCGAATACGGAGTTATACTTGATGTTCATTCCGATTCCCATCAAAGCGAAGTATTTCGTACTTTTGTACGGTGCCGCTGAATTGTTCTTCGGTTTACAGAACTCGGTAGGTGACAACGTGGCTCACTTTGCACACTTGGGTGGTATGCTTTTCGGTTTCTTCCTGATTCTTTACTGGCGAAAACACAGCAAAAAGTTTTACTAG
- a CDS encoding endonuclease/exonuclease/phosphatase family protein: MRIVTIITMIGLFGSYTAPYINPNVFYFSSLLGYTYHYLLIVNIILLLYWIARWKKIAILSILIIAAGYPLITTYYGLNPQTVPDAPHDLSIMTYNIQMLGIGEKDAPAKIVDYINNSGNDIVCMQEFPQREASFKKFPAYPYYHRHRDVAFISRYPIVNKGVINFDKGHSAACVYGDITIGKDTIRVYSIHLESYRLGKNEQQIYKELTSGNTQNATQGVKTISSRLVTANRNRAKQAQIIKNHMQQSPYPVIICGDFNDTPISFAYHTLSEGMKDCFIEKGRGLGNTYIGEFPSFRIDHILHTPTLGTVSYTRDTIKYSDHYPVQSDIRF; the protein is encoded by the coding sequence ATGAGAATTGTCACGATCATCACCATGATCGGATTATTTGGGAGCTATACCGCACCCTATATTAACCCTAACGTGTTTTATTTTTCATCCCTGCTAGGCTACACCTATCATTATTTATTGATTGTAAATATTATCCTGCTGCTTTACTGGATTGCACGCTGGAAAAAGATAGCTATTCTATCCATACTGATTATCGCAGCCGGGTACCCGTTAATTACCACTTACTATGGATTGAACCCGCAAACTGTACCCGATGCCCCCCACGACCTTTCCATCATGACTTACAATATCCAGATGCTAGGGATAGGTGAAAAGGATGCACCTGCAAAGATCGTGGACTATATTAACAATAGCGGTAACGATATTGTTTGTATGCAGGAATTTCCTCAACGGGAAGCCTCTTTCAAAAAATTCCCTGCCTACCCGTATTATCACCGCCATCGAGATGTTGCGTTCATCTCCCGCTATCCGATTGTTAACAAAGGCGTGATTAATTTCGACAAGGGACATTCGGCCGCCTGCGTTTATGGAGACATTACCATCGGTAAAGACACGATCCGGGTATACTCTATACATCTTGAATCCTACCGGTTAGGCAAAAATGAACAGCAGATATACAAGGAACTCACCAGTGGCAACACGCAAAATGCCACGCAAGGCGTCAAGACTATATCTTCTCGTCTGGTTACCGCCAACCGGAACCGGGCAAAACAGGCGCAAATAATAAAAAATCATATGCAACAATCCCCCTACCCGGTTATCATTTGCGGGGATTTCAACGATACCCCGATCTCCTTCGCCTACCACACGTTGTCCGAAGGGATGAAAGATTGTTTCATCGAAAAAGGACGTGGCCTCGGAAACACGTATATCGGGGAGTTCCCCTCGTTCCGTATTGACCACATCCTGCACACACCAACACTCGGCACCGTATCTTATACCCGTGATACCATTAAATATTCCGATCATTATCCGGTGCAAAGTGATATTCGATTTTAG
- a CDS encoding YbhN family protein produces the protein MEQERQEENQKLTKKISPYKIIYPIIIGLAVVSYMLYKEFDPKAFDMITFTWNTVFWLFVAVLCMAIRDLGYIIRIKILSGGKLTWIQSIRVIFLWEFTSAVTPSAIGGTSLAILFVHKEGIGVGKSSAMVMATSFLDELYFIIMFPLILLFVNHQALWEMPDTTKAVADGLILVAVIGYCVKLAYLLVLSYGLFMNPRGLKWLIMKLFKWRILRKWRHDANEAGTDIIRNSHELKSMPFSFWLKTFGATFFSWTARYWVVNAILVAFWFGRYDWAQHFLIFARQLVMWIMMLVSPTPGGSGFAEFVFSKYLGEFLPSAGVAIAMAILWRLISYYPYLFIGAFIVPKWIARSFGKTSKQTKTNN, from the coding sequence ATGGAACAGGAGCGCCAAGAAGAGAACCAGAAACTGACAAAAAAAATCAGCCCGTATAAAATCATATACCCCATCATTATCGGGTTGGCCGTGGTCTCTTACATGTTATATAAAGAATTCGATCCCAAAGCATTTGACATGATCACCTTTACATGGAATACCGTATTCTGGTTATTCGTTGCCGTCCTGTGCATGGCCATCCGGGATTTAGGGTATATCATTCGAATCAAAATACTATCGGGGGGGAAACTGACCTGGATTCAGTCCATCCGGGTCATATTTCTCTGGGAATTCACCTCGGCCGTAACTCCCTCCGCTATCGGGGGAACCAGCCTAGCAATCCTTTTCGTGCATAAAGAAGGAATCGGGGTCGGGAAAAGTTCCGCCATGGTCATGGCAACCTCTTTTCTCGATGAATTGTATTTCATCATCATGTTCCCACTCATACTACTGTTTGTCAACCACCAGGCTCTATGGGAAATGCCGGATACCACGAAAGCCGTGGCCGACGGTTTGATTCTCGTGGCAGTTATTGGATATTGCGTGAAACTTGCCTACCTGCTCGTGTTAAGCTACGGGTTATTCATGAATCCGCGAGGGTTAAAATGGTTGATCATGAAATTATTCAAATGGCGTATTCTCCGGAAATGGCGTCATGATGCCAATGAAGCGGGAACCGATATTATCCGGAATTCCCATGAATTAAAAAGTATGCCGTTCTCCTTCTGGCTAAAAACATTCGGGGCCACCTTCTTCTCGTGGACAGCCCGTTACTGGGTGGTGAACGCCATTCTCGTGGCTTTTTGGTTCGGACGTTATGATTGGGCGCAACATTTTCTTATCTTTGCACGACAACTCGTCATGTGGATCATGATGCTGGTAAGCCCGACACCAGGTGGTAGCGGTTTCGCGGAATTCGTATTCTCCAAGTATCTCGGGGAATTTCTTCCGAGCGCCGGGGTTGCCATAGCGATGGCTATTTTATGGAGACTCATCAGCTATTACCCTTACCTGTTTATCGGGGCATTTATCGTACCGAAATGGATTGCCCGTAGTTTTGGCAAGACATCGAAGCAAACAAAAACGAACAATTAA